One genomic region from Nitrospirota bacterium encodes:
- the ubiA gene encoding 4-hydroxybenzoate octaprenyltransferase, with the protein MGKVRAVFDLIRLDKQYGTLLLMMPTLWSLFLASNGKPSLKHLIIFILGSFITRSAGCVINDIADRNFDPYVERTKGRPLASGRLSVKEAFVVLSVLLLIALALVLMLNTLAFLLSFVAIALTAIYPFTKRYIQLPQLFLGAAFGWGAVMAWAAVRNEVSLPSLLFFLATVFWATGYDTIYALVDIEDDLKIGVKSTAILFGNHVDIALAVIFLMTIVTLSAVGLISGMGRIYLFSVFLVFLGFLYQVILIRRGLEREGLFRLFKSHIWIGIIILIGIISDTLTG; encoded by the coding sequence ATGGGAAAGGTAAGGGCTGTCTTTGACCTGATTCGCCTTGATAAGCAGTACGGGACACTCCTTCTGATGATGCCCACCCTCTGGTCACTGTTTCTTGCATCGAATGGTAAACCATCTTTAAAACATCTCATTATATTTATCTTAGGTTCATTCATAACCCGCAGTGCCGGATGTGTAATAAACGACATTGCTGACAGGAACTTTGACCCTTATGTTGAAAGGACAAAGGGGAGACCTCTTGCATCAGGCAGGCTGAGCGTAAAGGAGGCATTCGTGGTTCTGTCTGTATTACTGCTGATAGCACTGGCCCTTGTGCTTATGCTGAACACACTTGCTTTTCTGCTTTCTTTTGTTGCAATCGCCTTAACTGCTATATATCCATTTACCAAACGATACATTCAACTTCCACAGCTTTTCCTTGGTGCAGCCTTTGGATGGGGGGCAGTAATGGCATGGGCGGCAGTGAGGAACGAGGTATCATTACCTTCATTGCTTTTCTTTCTTGCAACTGTATTCTGGGCTACAGGATATGATACAATCTATGCCCTTGTAGATATAGAGGATGATCTAAAGATCGGGGTAAAATCAACAGCCATACTTTTTGGTAATCATGTGGATATTGCCCTTGCAGTAATATTTCTGATGACCATTGTTACACTGTCGGCAGTAGGTTTAATATCGGGAATGGGACGAATATATCTGTTCTCTGTTTTCCTTGTTTTCTTAGGCTTTCTTTATCAGGTAATCCTGATTAGAAGGGGATTGGAACGGGAAGGATTATTCCGCCTCTTCAAGTCCCATATCTGGATAGGGATAATTATTCTGATAGGAATTATTTCTGATACATTAACAGGATGA
- a CDS encoding DUF98 domain-containing protein — MFLENYYLSRLPFKRISFNKWMNIEGFISSCKDRYVNPLTRLTLLSDGSLVRILRALYLSEITVQVEDQRLGNMPAKMAKYLDSTEDAEATARDAWLCCNGHNIVYAHSVIDSSNIEGVIQKGIDRKNKPMGILLGEYNMPIIKDQVFIVQMKSDDLAEQFAVHENVFWSRCYRLRGGEGFNAAIFEVFSPEVLNGGLGGGLNEALHFGK; from the coding sequence ATGTTTTTAGAAAATTATTATTTATCACGTCTGCCGTTCAAACGCATCTCTTTTAACAAGTGGATGAATATAGAAGGTTTTATCTCATCATGTAAAGACCGGTACGTTAATCCGCTGACAAGGCTTACACTTCTATCTGACGGATCGCTTGTAAGGATACTGCGTGCATTATATCTGTCTGAGATTACTGTTCAGGTTGAAGACCAGCGGCTTGGAAATATGCCTGCAAAGATGGCGAAGTACCTTGATTCTACAGAGGATGCAGAGGCTACTGCCCGTGATGCATGGCTGTGCTGTAACGGGCATAACATTGTATACGCCCATTCTGTTATTGATTCATCAAACATTGAGGGTGTGATACAGAAGGGGATTGACAGAAAGAATAAGCCGATGGGCATACTCCTTGGTGAATATAATATGCCGATTATAAAAGATCAGGTTTTCATAGTGCAGATGAAGAGTGATGACCTTGCTGAACAGTTTGCAGTACATGAGAATGTTTTCTGGTCGAGGTGTTATCGTCTGCGTGGAGGCGAAGGGTTTAATGCCGCAATATTTGAGGTGTTTTCACCGGAAGTTCTGAATGGCGGTTTAGGCGGCGGTTTAAATGAAGCCTTGCACTTCGGGAAGTAA